A window of the Microvirga terrae genome harbors these coding sequences:
- a CDS encoding NADP-dependent oxidoreductase encodes MTEQNLQVLLASRPTGRPSPDHFEFVRTPVPSPGEGQVLLRIRYLSLDPYMRGRMSAAKSYAASVEIGQVMEGGTVAEVLESRHPDYAAGDWVLSYSGWQSYALSDGADLRKLDPQKAPVTTALGVLGMPGFTAYAGLLTLGQPKPGETVVVAAASGPVGSAVGQIARIKGARAVGIAGGPDKCALVRDVFGFDVALDHHSPTFAEDLRAACPNGIDVYFENVGGRVWEAVFPLLNTFARIPVCGLVAQYNSTGPFEGPDRLPVLMRDVLTKSLTIRGFIQREFHAQRPDFYREMARWVAEGRIKYQEDIVDGLASAPEAFIGMLEGRNFGKLIVQVS; translated from the coding sequence GTGACAGAGCAGAATCTCCAAGTCCTTCTCGCCTCCCGTCCGACCGGACGCCCTTCGCCCGATCATTTCGAGTTCGTGCGAACGCCTGTCCCGAGCCCCGGCGAGGGACAGGTCCTGCTCAGGATCCGCTATCTCTCCCTCGACCCCTACATGCGGGGCCGGATGAGCGCCGCGAAATCCTATGCCGCCTCGGTGGAAATCGGGCAGGTCATGGAGGGCGGCACCGTGGCCGAGGTGCTGGAGAGCCGGCATCCTGACTACGCCGCGGGTGACTGGGTCCTGTCCTATTCGGGCTGGCAGTCCTACGCCCTGTCCGATGGTGCCGACCTGCGCAAGCTGGATCCGCAGAAGGCGCCCGTCACGACCGCCTTGGGGGTGCTTGGGATGCCGGGGTTCACCGCCTATGCCGGGCTGCTCACCCTCGGGCAGCCCAAGCCGGGCGAGACCGTCGTGGTGGCCGCGGCGAGCGGCCCCGTCGGATCGGCGGTCGGCCAGATCGCGCGTATCAAGGGCGCCCGTGCGGTAGGGATCGCCGGTGGACCGGACAAATGCGCGCTGGTGCGGGATGTCTTCGGCTTCGACGTCGCCCTCGATCACCATTCCCCGACCTTCGCGGAAGATCTGCGCGCCGCCTGCCCTAACGGAATCGACGTTTATTTCGAGAATGTCGGCGGCAGGGTGTGGGAAGCGGTGTTTCCCCTGCTGAACACGTTCGCGCGCATTCCAGTCTGCGGGCTCGTGGCGCAGTACAACAGCACCGGCCCGTTCGAGGGGCCCGACCGTCTGCCGGTCTTGATGCGCGACGTGCTCACCAAGAGCCTGACGATCCGCGGATTCATCCAGCGCGAGTTTCATGCGCAGCGCCCGGACTTTTATCGGGAGATGGCACGATGGGTCGCCGAGGGCCGGATCAAGTATCAGGAGGACATCGTCGATGGTCTCGCCAGCGCGCCCGAGGCCTTCATCGGAATGCTCGAAGGTAGGAATTTCGGCAAGCTGATCGTACAGGTTTCCTGA
- a CDS encoding CvpA family protein, whose translation MPVSVLDLVVIGIVLISALLAAVRGFTREVLAIVAWVVAAAAAWYLHPTALPIAQQYISSNTVALVAAIGGIFVVTLIIVSIITVQVSDLILDSRIGALDRTLGLFFGAARGFLICVIGWAFLGWLLQGKEPEWAASSRTRPAMENTRDNIIAMLPENAEALLQRLRNKEAPTEAEPAEPDPQRPATPAAPPAPPAPQRRS comes from the coding sequence ATGCCCGTTTCCGTTCTGGACCTCGTCGTCATCGGTATCGTTCTGATCTCGGCCCTCCTTGCTGCCGTGCGCGGCTTCACCCGCGAAGTGCTCGCGATCGTTGCCTGGGTCGTCGCGGCGGCCGCGGCCTGGTACCTGCATCCGACGGCTCTGCCGATCGCGCAGCAATATATCAGCAGCAACACGGTGGCGCTCGTGGCCGCCATCGGGGGCATCTTCGTCGTCACCCTGATCATCGTGTCGATCATTACCGTGCAGGTCTCCGATCTGATCCTCGATTCCCGCATCGGCGCTCTCGACCGGACGCTCGGGCTGTTCTTCGGGGCGGCCCGCGGCTTCCTCATCTGCGTGATCGGATGGGCCTTCCTGGGCTGGCTGCTCCAGGGCAAGGAGCCCGAATGGGCGGCCTCCTCCCGGACCCGGCCGGCCATGGAGAACACCCGCGACAACATCATCGCCATGCTGCCGGAAAACGCCGAAGCCCTGCTCCAGCGCCTGCGCAACAAGGAGGCGCCGACGGAAGCCGAGCCGGCCGAGCCGGATCCGCAGCGACCGGCCACCCCGGCAGCCCCGCCGGCTCCGCCCGCCCCTCAGCGGCGCAGCTAG